One window of Methanogenium organophilum genomic DNA carries:
- a CDS encoding NfeD family protein, translating to MEVLTLGWILILIGVILLLVEAFNPGFFLAVPGTTLIIIGAVSLLFPEIFSSTWIILIGIVTALAAAGGSVWLYARITPDKVPSTISRDSLAGKTGIVTKTVEHENINGKVVIDSVDWSARSADGSIAVGTKVRVVKSVGVHVVVEEV from the coding sequence TCTTGGATGGATATTGATCCTAATCGGGGTCATACTGCTCTTAGTTGAGGCATTCAACCCGGGATTCTTCCTCGCAGTACCCGGTACCACCCTGATCATCATCGGTGCCGTCTCACTGCTCTTCCCGGAGATCTTCAGTTCGACCTGGATCATTCTGATAGGCATCGTGACCGCACTCGCTGCGGCAGGGGGGAGCGTATGGCTGTATGCACGGATTACCCCGGATAAGGTGCCGTCTACGATAAGCAGGGATTCTCTTGCCGGAAAGACCGGCATCGTCACAAAGACCGTGGAGCATGAAAACATTAATGGAAAAGTTGTCATCGACAGTGTGGACTGGAGTGCCCGGTCTGCAGACGGCAGTATCGCAGTTGGAACAAAAGTTCGCGTCGTGAAATCCGTTGGGGTGCACGTCGTCGTTGAAGAGGTATAA
- a CDS encoding SPFH domain-containing protein: MAFIDLGETFFTIILVLAIILIFAKGVVIVQPYQQALEIRLGQYRGRLNPGFRWVIPFITDIIKIDLRTQVMDVPRQEVITKDNSPTNVDAIVYVRVVDPEKSAFEVSNFRMATVALAQTSLRGIIGDMELDEILYNRELINTRLRDILDRETDQWGVKVERVEIKEVDPVGAVKQAMTEQTAAERERRAAILRADGEKRSAILTAEGTRQSMILEAEGDRQSKILRAEGDRKSRILQAQGEAQGLRILSLGSRPLDKKAITVLSLDALKQMSDGQATKIIFPFELSGLIKQSARFLGEEAEELIDEDWKEIALDESILGKSPAEEGIEDAAKYVKEIEKKIQTLEDPTTPVNEDTATPADTPLTGME; the protein is encoded by the coding sequence ATGGCATTCATTGATTTAGGAGAGACATTCTTCACTATCATTCTCGTACTCGCAATCATTCTCATCTTTGCAAAAGGTGTGGTGATTGTGCAGCCCTACCAGCAGGCGCTGGAAATACGACTGGGCCAGTACCGGGGGCGGCTGAATCCCGGATTCCGGTGGGTGATTCCCTTCATCACAGATATCATCAAAATAGACCTGAGAACGCAGGTGATGGACGTACCCCGTCAGGAGGTCATCACCAAGGATAACTCGCCAACAAACGTGGACGCCATCGTCTACGTCCGTGTGGTTGACCCGGAGAAGTCTGCCTTTGAGGTATCTAACTTCCGGATGGCAACCGTTGCCCTCGCCCAGACCAGTCTGCGTGGCATAATTGGTGACATGGAACTTGATGAGATACTCTATAACCGCGAACTGATCAACACGCGGCTGCGCGACATCCTCGACCGCGAGACCGATCAGTGGGGAGTAAAAGTCGAGCGGGTAGAAATCAAAGAGGTAGACCCGGTCGGTGCCGTCAAGCAGGCGATGACCGAACAGACGGCAGCAGAGCGTGAACGCCGGGCGGCAATCCTGCGTGCAGATGGTGAGAAGCGCTCAGCGATACTCACCGCAGAAGGTACGCGCCAGTCAATGATCCTCGAAGCAGAGGGCGACCGCCAGAGCAAGATTCTCCGGGCAGAAGGTGACAGAAAATCCCGCATCCTGCAGGCACAGGGTGAGGCACAGGGTCTGCGCATTCTCTCCCTTGGGTCACGGCCACTTGATAAAAAAGCGATTACGGTCCTCTCCCTTGATGCTCTCAAGCAGATGTCTGACGGGCAGGCAACAAAGATCATCTTCCCGTTCGAACTGTCAGGACTCATTAAACAGAGTGCACGGTTCCTCGGCGAAGAGGCAGAGGAACTCATCGACGAGGACTGGAAAGAGATTGCACTGGACGAATCCATCCTCGGAAAGTCTCCCGCTGAAGAGGGAATTGAGGACGCGGCAAAGTATGTGAAAGAGATTGAAAAGAAGATCCAGACCCTGGAAGACCCGACCACCCCGGTGAACGAAGATACTGCAACCCCGGCAGATACCCCGCTTACCGGTATGGAATAA
- a CDS encoding CTP synthase → MKYIVVTGGVMSGLGKGITTASIGRLLKNRGYAVTAVKIDPYLNIDAGTMNPGQHGEVYVLSDGGEVDLDLGNYERFLDIELTSAHNITTGKVYREVIEKERRGDYLGATVQIIPHITAQIKEFIAHAATLQVTAGEVPEICMVEVGGTVGDIESMPFLEAVREMRAELPKEDMALVHVTLVPADNMGDHKTKPTQHSVKALRELGLQPDVIVGRSDYIMSPSTKKKISAFTDVSAKAVISAITAPDIYQVPMEMEKEGLAEVITEQLHLKAREPENSWYTLISRESTARVSIAIVSKYGIEDVYISIKESLKHAGFALSTEVDIRWLDAETFSTSELADVDGILVPGGFGHRGIEGKIKAIKYARTHSKPYLGLCLGFQLAVIEYARNVAGIPDATSEEMGPGSHVIAILPEQEEVEDLGGTMRLGNCTADLRRGTRVHALYGTDTITERHRHRYEVNPEYIEQLEEAGLVFSGTCGPRMETCELNQETFFLATQFHPEFKSTPTHPSPPYVGFVEACRKQKILNQE, encoded by the coding sequence GTGAAATATATTGTTGTAACAGGCGGTGTGATGAGTGGCCTCGGAAAAGGCATCACCACCGCATCAATCGGCCGATTGCTAAAAAACCGCGGGTATGCGGTGACCGCGGTCAAAATAGACCCATACCTGAATATTGACGCAGGTACGATGAATCCGGGCCAGCACGGAGAGGTTTATGTCCTCTCGGACGGTGGGGAAGTTGACCTGGATTTGGGTAATTATGAACGGTTTCTGGATATTGAACTAACATCCGCTCATAACATCACTACCGGGAAGGTCTACCGGGAAGTCATCGAGAAGGAACGGCGCGGAGACTATCTGGGTGCTACGGTTCAGATCATTCCGCATATCACCGCCCAGATCAAGGAATTTATCGCGCATGCCGCGACCCTTCAGGTCACTGCCGGTGAAGTCCCCGAGATCTGTATGGTGGAGGTCGGCGGTACCGTAGGCGACATTGAGAGCATGCCGTTTCTCGAGGCAGTTCGTGAGATGCGCGCCGAACTCCCAAAGGAGGACATGGCACTCGTTCATGTCACCCTGGTTCCCGCAGACAATATGGGCGACCACAAGACCAAACCGACACAGCACTCGGTGAAGGCACTGCGGGAACTCGGGCTCCAGCCGGATGTCATCGTCGGCAGAAGCGACTACATCATGAGCCCTTCCACCAAGAAGAAGATCTCCGCATTTACCGATGTGTCCGCAAAGGCGGTCATCAGTGCAATCACCGCGCCTGACATCTACCAGGTTCCGATGGAAATGGAAAAAGAAGGCCTTGCTGAAGTGATAACCGAACAACTGCACCTGAAGGCCCGCGAACCGGAGAACAGCTGGTACACCCTCATCAGCCGGGAGAGCACTGCCCGTGTCAGCATCGCCATCGTGAGCAAATATGGTATCGAGGATGTCTATATCTCCATAAAGGAGTCGCTGAAGCATGCCGGGTTTGCCCTTTCAACAGAAGTGGATATCCGGTGGCTTGATGCAGAGACATTTTCCACCAGTGAACTCGCAGATGTGGATGGCATTCTGGTGCCCGGCGGATTTGGCCACCGGGGCATTGAGGGGAAAATCAAGGCCATAAAATATGCACGAACTCACAGTAAGCCTTATCTCGGCCTCTGTCTGGGATTCCAGCTCGCTGTTATCGAATACGCCCGCAATGTGGCAGGGATTCCTGATGCGACAAGCGAAGAGATGGGACCCGGCTCCCATGTCATCGCCATTCTCCCCGAACAGGAAGAAGTGGAGGATCTGGGTGGCACAATGCGCCTCGGGAACTGCACCGCAGACCTCCGCAGGGGAACCCGTGTGCATGCACTCTATGGCACCGACACCATCACCGAACGCCATCGCCACCGCTATGAGGTGAACCCGGAATATATCGAACAACTGGAAGAGGCAGGACTTGTCTTCTCCGGCACCTGCGGGCCCCGGATGGAGACCTGTGAACTAAACCAGGAGACATTCTTCCTTGCAACCCAGTTTCACCCGGAATTCAAATCGACACCAACCCACCCGTCACCCCCCTATGTCGGCTTTGTTGAGGCATGCCGGAAACAAAAAATACTGAATCAGGAGTAG
- the guaA gene encoding glutamine-hydrolyzing GMP synthase: MVKAEKFIEEAIADIRQKAGDDYVVMALSGGVDSSVCAELAKRAIGERLIPIYVDTGLMRKGESDRIRELFSDINLKMVDAADEFISALSGVTDPEEKRKIIGEKFIRVFEREARETKAAYLLQGTIYPDIIESEGGIKSHHNVGGLPVDIDFKGVIEPLVDLYKDEVREVAGALAMPVEIQHRMPFPGPGLAVRCVGEVTEEKIAIVREANAIAEEELVEQFKPWQCLAAVIGLGTGVKGDIRLHGWIVAVRAVYSRDAMTAEPVEVPWENLHRIASRITAEIPGVSRVVYDITPKPPATIEYE; encoded by the coding sequence ATGGTAAAAGCAGAGAAATTTATCGAGGAAGCAATTGCAGATATCCGGCAGAAGGCCGGCGATGACTACGTCGTTATGGCACTTTCCGGTGGTGTGGACAGTTCTGTCTGCGCAGAACTTGCAAAGCGGGCAATCGGCGAACGGTTGATCCCCATCTATGTGGACACCGGTCTGATGCGAAAAGGCGAGAGCGACCGGATTCGTGAACTCTTCAGTGATATTAACCTGAAGATGGTCGACGCCGCAGATGAGTTCATCTCGGCCCTCTCAGGCGTCACCGACCCTGAGGAGAAACGTAAAATCATCGGTGAGAAGTTCATCCGTGTCTTTGAACGTGAAGCACGTGAGACAAAGGCTGCATACCTGCTGCAGGGCACCATCTACCCTGACATCATCGAGAGCGAGGGCGGCATCAAAAGCCATCACAATGTCGGTGGCCTCCCGGTGGATATTGACTTCAAGGGAGTCATCGAACCGCTTGTTGACCTCTATAAGGATGAGGTTCGGGAAGTAGCCGGAGCCCTTGCAATGCCTGTTGAGATCCAGCACCGGATGCCCTTCCCCGGCCCCGGACTTGCTGTTCGTTGTGTGGGTGAGGTCACAGAAGAAAAGATTGCAATTGTCCGTGAGGCAAACGCCATCGCTGAAGAGGAACTCGTCGAACAGTTCAAGCCATGGCAGTGCCTTGCAGCAGTCATTGGTCTCGGCACCGGTGTGAAAGGGGATATCCGCCTCCACGGATGGATTGTCGCAGTTCGTGCGGTATACTCCCGTGATGCAATGACCGCAGAACCGGTCGAAGTCCCGTGGGAGAACCTCCACCGCATTGCATCCAGAATTACTGCAGAAATTCCAGGTGTCTCCCGTGTGGTCTATGACATCACCCCAAAACCACCGGCAACCATCGAATACGAGTAA
- a CDS encoding aspartate aminotransferase family protein codes for MVQNEYRDMCDTYLMRNFSRDILITRGKGARVWDDEDNEYIDCVAGIAVCSTGHCHPKVAEAICRQAQELIHISNLFYIPGQAQLAKRIVEKSGLKGGRVFFSNSGSEAVEAAVKLARVRTGKKRFIAFRSGFHGRTYGALSLTHKEDYRLPFTPLPYECEFVKYGDLEGLKAVMDETVAAVIIEPVQGEAGVIPAPEGFMEDVRKVCNENDALMIVDEVQTGFGRTGTWFAFQHSTAKPDIITMAKGIASGFPMGGIVAREGLEFLPGEHGGTFNGGPLACAAAHATIDVLEEIIGDIERKGARFRDGLAAYNPRQRGLMIGITLGDRCAPVKQYCEEHGVLVNCTSGNLRLVPPLVITDEEIDQAVRVINEALNS; via the coding sequence ATGGTACAGAATGAATACCGCGATATGTGTGACACATACCTGATGCGCAACTTCAGCCGTGATATTTTAATCACGCGGGGCAAAGGCGCACGAGTGTGGGACGATGAGGATAACGAATATATTGACTGTGTGGCAGGCATTGCTGTCTGTTCCACCGGCCACTGCCACCCCAAGGTCGCTGAAGCCATCTGCCGCCAGGCGCAGGAGCTTATCCACATCTCAAACCTCTTCTACATCCCCGGACAGGCGCAGCTTGCAAAACGGATTGTAGAGAAGTCAGGTCTCAAAGGCGGACGTGTCTTCTTCTCCAATTCCGGCAGTGAAGCCGTTGAAGCAGCGGTGAAACTTGCCCGTGTGCGTACGGGGAAGAAGCGATTCATCGCATTCCGCTCCGGATTCCACGGACGTACATATGGGGCCCTCTCCCTGACACACAAGGAAGACTACCGTCTCCCCTTTACTCCTCTCCCCTATGAATGTGAATTCGTTAAATATGGCGACCTCGAAGGCCTGAAAGCTGTCATGGATGAAACAGTTGCCGCAGTCATCATCGAACCGGTGCAGGGCGAAGCAGGAGTCATTCCCGCACCGGAAGGATTCATGGAGGATGTCCGCAAAGTCTGCAACGAGAATGACGCTCTCATGATCGTTGACGAGGTGCAGACCGGATTCGGGCGTACCGGTACATGGTTTGCCTTCCAGCACTCTACCGCCAAACCGGACATTATCACGATGGCAAAGGGCATCGCCTCCGGATTCCCAATGGGTGGCATCGTCGCACGCGAGGGACTGGAGTTCCTCCCCGGTGAGCACGGTGGCACGTTCAACGGCGGCCCGCTCGCCTGCGCCGCGGCACACGCCACGATAGATGTCCTTGAGGAGATCATCGGTGATATCGAACGCAAGGGGGCACGGTTCCGTGATGGTCTCGCCGCATACAATCCCCGCCAGCGGGGTCTGATGATCGGCATCACTCTGGGAGACCGTTGCGCACCGGTGAAGCAGTACTGTGAGGAGCACGGGGTGCTCGTCAACTGCACCAGCGGAAACCTCCGTCTCGTCCCGCCGCTCGTCATCACCGACGAGGAGATAGATCAGGCGGTCAGGGTCATCAATGAAGCACTTAATTCGTAA
- a CDS encoding pyridoxal phosphate-dependent aminotransferase — protein MKHLIRKEFLEQGYVFATRAAEIARAAGHTRPARLASNENPYPPSPKAIKAAEDVLPHTNRYPDETNRAFIDALKERHGEYHFVASVGMDGIIDTVIRTIISDGDRVAVATPTYSYYGLAVQAQGGVTVSVPRKADFSVDPHAFCRDAAGTKLAFLCTPNNPTGTTETTETIAAICENYEGILFLDCAYIEFDETDYRPLMEKYENLIIGRTMSKAYSLAGLRVGYSFVPAWYEPIYHRAATPFTLNMVSQAAAAAALEDTDHVERIVTMVKEWRKRFMDECPYPVVPGGANYVMVDVAPGRADDMVTELAQKGVIVRSCASFPGLPEHYIRVSIGEPWENEAFLTAIRELYQP, from the coding sequence ATGAAGCACTTAATTCGTAAGGAATTTCTGGAACAGGGATACGTCTTTGCGACACGGGCAGCGGAGATTGCCCGTGCCGCGGGACACACCCGCCCCGCACGCCTCGCGAGCAATGAAAACCCCTATCCGCCTTCACCCAAGGCAATCAAAGCGGCAGAAGACGTTCTGCCACATACCAACCGCTACCCGGACGAGACCAACCGGGCGTTCATCGATGCACTGAAAGAACGCCACGGCGAGTACCACTTTGTCGCAAGTGTCGGAATGGACGGGATTATTGATACGGTCATCCGCACCATCATCTCCGACGGAGATCGTGTCGCGGTGGCAACACCCACCTACTCCTACTACGGGCTTGCAGTCCAGGCACAGGGCGGTGTAACGGTATCCGTGCCACGGAAGGCGGACTTCTCCGTTGACCCGCACGCCTTCTGCCGGGACGCGGCAGGGACAAAACTGGCCTTCCTCTGCACCCCGAACAACCCGACCGGGACGACGGAGACGACGGAGACAATTGCTGCGATCTGCGAAAACTATGAAGGCATCCTCTTCCTCGATTGTGCCTATATCGAGTTTGACGAAACCGACTACCGCCCCCTGATGGAGAAATACGAGAACCTTATCATCGGGAGAACAATGTCGAAGGCCTACTCCCTCGCAGGGCTTCGGGTCGGGTACTCATTCGTGCCGGCATGGTATGAACCGATATACCACCGGGCGGCAACCCCCTTCACCCTCAACATGGTCTCGCAGGCAGCAGCAGCAGCTGCACTGGAGGACACTGACCATGTGGAGCGGATCGTCACGATGGTGAAAGAATGGCGAAAGCGATTCATGGACGAATGCCCCTATCCGGTCGTCCCCGGCGGGGCGAACTATGTGATGGTGGATGTGGCCCCCGGAAGGGCAGATGATATGGTGACAGAACTGGCACAGAAAGGGGTCATCGTGCGTTCCTGCGCGAGCTTCCCCGGCCTCCCGGAGCACTATATCCGCGTCTCCATCGGTGAACCGTGGGAGAACGAGGCGTTCCTCACCGCTATCCGGGAACTATACCAGCCATGA
- a CDS encoding adenylate kinase family protein, translating to MMTALTGTPGTGKTTIAAIFTARGIPVVSQKETMGPHILEHDADRDTDIIDEDAWVDAFVPMEGIIEGHLTHLLPADRVVVLRCRPDILAARLRARGYSEEKVQENAEAEALDAILIETLEVHPEEQITVIDTTDQSPEQTADEIEAFIRGDAPHSLAVPDWSEYLGRRV from the coding sequence ATGATGACCGCACTGACCGGGACACCCGGTACCGGAAAGACGACCATTGCGGCCATCTTCACCGCACGGGGTATACCGGTCGTCTCCCAGAAGGAAACGATGGGGCCTCATATCCTTGAGCATGACGCGGACCGCGACACCGATATCATCGACGAGGATGCATGGGTTGACGCCTTTGTGCCGATGGAAGGGATCATTGAGGGGCACCTCACTCATCTCCTGCCGGCAGACCGGGTGGTTGTGCTCCGCTGCCGCCCGGATATCCTCGCCGCACGCCTGAGAGCACGCGGCTATAGTGAGGAGAAGGTGCAGGAGAATGCAGAAGCAGAAGCGCTCGATGCCATTCTCATCGAGACGCTGGAAGTGCATCCTGAGGAACAGATCACGGTGATTGACACCACTGATCAAAGCCCGGAGCAGACCGCGGATGAAATCGAGGCATTTATCCGTGGTGATGCGCCACATTCCCTCGCAGTACCTGACTGGTCAGAATATTTAGGAAGACGTGTATGA
- a CDS encoding CDP-alcohol phosphatidyltransferase family protein has product MTVDNLRPRVQWIVEPVAKGMAKVGFTPNACSVISFLVAIAAGAAFYFEEPILGVVCVLLNAFFDGVDGAIARVMGSAGAKGDFLDHVIDRYADIFIICGIFAGPLASPFIGVFGLTGVLMSSYLGTQSQAVGVGRVYGGILGRADRLLLLIVFGIAAAFIPGAVYAGLTVMDVMLIIFGVFGHITAAQRFYGTWKQL; this is encoded by the coding sequence ATGACAGTAGATAACCTCCGCCCCCGTGTCCAGTGGATCGTTGAACCGGTAGCGAAGGGGATGGCAAAGGTCGGGTTCACCCCGAATGCCTGCTCTGTCATTTCATTTCTGGTGGCAATCGCCGCCGGAGCTGCATTCTATTTCGAAGAACCAATATTGGGCGTCGTCTGCGTCCTTTTGAACGCCTTCTTCGACGGGGTGGACGGAGCTATTGCCCGTGTGATGGGTAGTGCAGGGGCAAAAGGGGACTTCCTCGACCATGTCATCGACCGCTACGCAGACATCTTCATCATCTGCGGCATATTCGCAGGCCCTCTCGCCTCCCCCTTCATCGGTGTCTTCGGGCTCACCGGTGTCCTGATGTCATCCTATCTTGGGACACAGTCACAGGCGGTGGGTGTGGGTCGGGTCTACGGCGGCATTCTCGGGAGGGCAGACCGCCTGCTCCTGTTGATCGTCTTCGGCATCGCCGCTGCATTTATTCCGGGTGCCGTGTATGCAGGTCTCACGGTGATGGATGTGATGCTGATCATCTTCGGTGTCTTCGGACATATCACAGCTGCCCAGCGGTTCTACGGAACCTGGAAACAGCTCTGA
- the rsgA gene encoding ribosome small subunit-dependent GTPase A → MENSHESSDRTERTDTTASLHTPGWNKEQEEAFTRYTGPYLAGRVTSRHKTAFDVLLPQGETGRVGASGALRRLGKIPAVGDFVVVLDQPDSGTRMIVDILPRHGTLSRGAPGEGGGSQVIAANLDTVFIVTAAGGDFNIRRLERYLAVVHASGARPVIVINKADLTEDTDALVEETVAIAGDTPVVAISAREGGGIEELSPFLPAGTTVALVGSSGVGKSTLINTLLTTSVQETRDVRDYDERGRHTTTVRQLFSLPGGAMVIDNPGVREIQLGNAAAGLEETFADIAEFAADCRYRDCRHDGEPGCAVQEAADAGLLSEARLLSYRRLMKEAGFQAEKNDIGLKRLEKKKYKWIGKAAKDLNREKGR, encoded by the coding sequence ATGGAGAATTCTCATGAGTCTTCTGACCGGACAGAACGGACAGATACAACCGCATCCCTCCACACACCCGGGTGGAACAAAGAACAGGAAGAGGCATTCACCCGCTACACCGGCCCCTATCTCGCGGGCAGGGTCACGTCACGCCACAAGACGGCCTTTGACGTGCTCCTCCCCCAGGGAGAGACTGGCCGCGTGGGGGCATCAGGTGCCCTCCGGCGCCTCGGAAAGATACCTGCGGTAGGCGACTTCGTGGTAGTCCTCGACCAGCCGGATTCCGGCACCCGGATGATCGTCGACATCCTTCCCCGGCACGGTACCCTCTCCCGCGGCGCACCGGGTGAGGGCGGGGGCTCCCAGGTGATCGCTGCAAACCTCGATACGGTCTTCATCGTCACCGCGGCAGGCGGTGACTTCAATATCAGACGGCTGGAACGCTATCTTGCGGTCGTGCACGCATCCGGTGCCCGGCCGGTCATCGTCATCAACAAAGCGGACCTCACAGAGGATACGGACGCACTCGTCGAAGAGACCGTCGCCATCGCCGGGGATACACCGGTCGTTGCAATCAGTGCCCGTGAAGGGGGTGGCATTGAAGAACTCAGCCCATTCCTCCCTGCAGGCACCACCGTCGCCCTCGTCGGCTCATCCGGGGTCGGCAAGTCCACCCTCATCAACACACTTCTCACGACCTCTGTGCAGGAGACACGGGACGTGCGGGACTATGACGAACGGGGGCGCCACACCACCACTGTCCGCCAGCTCTTCTCTCTTCCCGGCGGGGCAATGGTCATTGACAACCCGGGTGTCCGTGAAATCCAGCTCGGGAATGCCGCCGCAGGACTGGAAGAGACCTTCGCGGACATCGCTGAATTTGCCGCGGACTGCCGCTACCGCGACTGCCGGCATGACGGGGAGCCCGGTTGTGCCGTGCAGGAAGCGGCGGATGCGGGGCTTCTTTCTGAGGCGCGTCTTCTCTCCTACCGCCGGCTCATGAAGGAGGCAGGGTTTCAGGCGGAGAAAAATGATATTGGTCTCAAACGGCTTGAGAAGAAGAAATACAAGTGGATTGGAAAAGCCGCAAAGGATCTGAACAGAGAGAAGGGCAGATAG
- a CDS encoding deoxyguanosinetriphosphate triphosphohydrolase family protein produces MQITDAQRDAITQRTEERASLLSCHACRNDAAIRRDGGPPEDLVIRPPFFRDIDRIIHSRAFSRYIDKTQVFYLLDNEHITHRAIHIQLVAKIGRTIGRALSLNEDLIEAIALGHDIGHPPYGHFGEKCLSELCEFHHTGRFCHNVQSIQFLDTIEDTNLTLQVLDGILCHDGEVHNARLTPDPITDWDGLSRKREIMQQKKDQTPGTVEGCVVRIADTIAYLGRDLQDAIEIGCLDRSLPGLPEECRTMFSLRGDHRRYNASIIDTVCRDVIACSFDNGEVRFSPEVSDCVQALKQYNYANIYENEVLHAQDPLIKNLYGVLFERFLGDVEEERTDSLIFKDLIRAEWVSPAYLEKASPAEQVRDYIAGMTDKYFESVARELLIPKRHFRNHDQ; encoded by the coding sequence ATGCAGATCACGGATGCACAGCGGGACGCCATCACGCAACGGACGGAGGAACGGGCGTCACTCCTCTCGTGTCATGCCTGCCGTAATGATGCGGCCATCCGCAGGGACGGCGGCCCTCCGGAGGACCTGGTCATCCGCCCCCCGTTCTTCCGGGATATCGACCGCATCATACACTCACGGGCATTCTCACGCTATATCGACAAGACGCAGGTCTTCTACCTGCTGGATAACGAGCATATCACCCACCGGGCGATTCACATCCAGCTGGTGGCAAAAATCGGACGGACCATCGGGCGTGCCCTCTCCCTGAACGAGGACTTAATCGAGGCGATTGCGCTCGGGCACGATATCGGCCATCCGCCCTACGGCCACTTCGGGGAAAAATGTCTCTCGGAACTCTGTGAATTCCATCATACTGGCCGGTTTTGTCATAACGTGCAGAGTATACAGTTTCTTGACACCATAGAGGATACGAATCTCACCCTGCAGGTCTTAGATGGCATCCTCTGTCATGACGGGGAGGTGCATAACGCCCGCCTCACCCCCGACCCGATCACGGACTGGGACGGGCTGTCCCGGAAACGGGAGATCATGCAGCAGAAAAAGGACCAGACCCCCGGCACCGTTGAGGGATGTGTGGTGCGCATCGCAGACACCATCGCGTACCTCGGGCGTGACCTGCAGGACGCAATCGAGATAGGATGTCTCGACCGCTCCCTTCCCGGTCTCCCGGAGGAGTGCCGGACGATGTTCTCTCTTAGGGGTGATCATCGCCGGTATAATGCGTCCATCATCGACACGGTCTGCCGGGACGTGATCGCCTGCAGTTTTGACAACGGAGAAGTCCGTTTCTCACCGGAAGTGTCTGACTGCGTGCAGGCGCTGAAACAATACAATTACGCGAATATCTATGAGAATGAGGTCCTGCATGCGCAGGACCCGCTCATCAAAAATCTCTACGGTGTGCTCTTTGAACGGTTCCTCGGAGATGTCGAAGAAGAGCGGACGGACTCACTCATCTTTAAAGACCTCATCCGTGCGGAGTGGGTCTCACCGGCATATCTGGAGAAGGCCTCGCCTGCAGAACAGGTGCGTGACTATATCGCGGGGATGACCGACAAATACTTTGAGTCGGTCGCCCGGGAACTCTTAATCCCGAAGCGGCATTTCCGGAACCATGATCAGTAA